Proteins encoded together in one Triticum dicoccoides isolate Atlit2015 ecotype Zavitan chromosome 7B, WEW_v2.0, whole genome shotgun sequence window:
- the LOC119338155 gene encoding uncharacterized protein LOC119338155, with product MRQQRGVGRGGGRRDPGLLTRVVDKVFRFVRLAEFEILFVLFFLIAFILFKDLMSRPDYNQIFVKKPDQDDHWP from the exons ATGCGGCAGCAGCGGGGCGTCGGCAGGGGCGGGGGCCGGCGGGATCCCGGGCTGCTGACCAGGGTGGTGGACAAGGTCTTCCGCTTCGTCCGCCTCGCCGAGTTCGagatcctcttcgtcctcttcttcctcatcgcattcATCCTCTTCAAGGATCTC ATGTCTCGACCAGACTACAACCAGATCTTTGTCAAGAAGCCTGATCAAGATGACCACTGGCCTTAG
- the LOC119341119 gene encoding uncharacterized protein LOC119341119 codes for MGVLGDRSGWCFCSGGGAKLERIKSTLFATKGPALAAVSFPRGGEGAGGGGGGGGGGKRGGGFLIHRALLLTTHGTVPSAAVAAAAEVQLSHGRLLARLVPQRFFITSPILDLTIVGLDVVDDSPDSHGQQPHFLKTCLNPSLDLGSTVLLLGHTNKRDLAVGEGKVVIATDNLIKFSTDEVSWHPGSAGFDMNGNLAFMVCDPMKLAPSTPTGYASASSTALLASKMDVPTQFGIPIPAVCEWLKQHWSGSLEDVSKPMMPPARLISSAGQRSEPSSLSHLHYIKTTEREGGALSSSQMPARPTRQHGSCSSASAKISYGENDSVNSHSFQGQRDPASQMPRPKEQPGSVMDSFPPGHPRSIFLPLPLKQMMPVDNKIKPNCSVSDESRVANARINCDAMHNVAYQENCWNEAQSSSSPPAISEQGDKRDGFSSGEETMYSAETMESRNIPSPKDKRPQIVGRSQSFANHSKWDSPKSVESSKGPPSRSHTFIPLRKPHLQAASISQKSQVYFSPTVSSNMKKRNLTQIPMKPRQSAQVTSKWIT; via the exons ATGGGGGTCCTGGGGGACCGCTCGGGGTGGTGCTTCTGCTCCGGCGGCGGGGCCAAGCTGGAGCGGATCAAGTCCACGCTGTTCGCCACGAAGGGTCCCGCGCTCGCGGCGGTGTCCTTCCCTCGCGGCGGAGAaggggcaggaggaggaggaggaggaggaggaggagggaaacGCGGGGGAGGCTTcctcatccaccgcgccctcctgcTCACCACGCACGGGACCGTCCCATCAGCCGCCGtggcggccgccgccgaggtccagCTCAGCCACGGCCGCCTCCTGGCCCGCCTGGTGCCTCAGAG GTTCTTCATCACTAGCCCCATTCTGGACCTTACAATAGTCGGGCTTGATGTCGTGGATGATAGCCCAGATTCGCATGGGCAACAGCCTCATTTCCTGAAAACCTGCTTGAACCCCAGCTTGGACCTTGGCAGTACAGTTTTGCTCCTGGGCCACACAAACAAAAGAGATTTGGCAGTAGGTGAGGGGAAGGTTGTTATAGCAACTGACAACCTTATAAAGTTCTCAACTGATGAAGTCTCATGGCATCCTGGATCTGCTGGTTTTGATATGAACGGGAATCTAGCTTTTATGGTCTGTGATCCGATGAAGCTTGCACCTTCTACACCTACAGGGTATGCTTCTGCATCATCAACTGCACTCCTTGCATCAAAGATGGATGTGCCAACACAATTTGGGATCCCCATCCCTGCAGTATGCGAATGGTTAAAACAGCACTGGAGTGGTAGCTTGGAAGATGTTAGCAAGCCAATGATGCCCCCTGCACGATTAATATCTTCTGCTGGACAACGAAGTGAACCTTCTTCTCTGAGTCATCTTCATTATATTAAGACCACTGAGCGAGAGGGTGGGGCATTGTCATCATCGCAGATGCCAGCAAGACCGACACGGCAGCATGGGTCATGCAGTTCAGCATCTGCCAAGATTTCATATGGTGAAAATGATTCTGTTAATTCACACTCCTTTCAAGGCCAACGAGATCCAGCCTCACAGATGCCCAGACCTAAGGAGCAACCTGGTTCGGTCATGGATAGCTTTCCTCCTGGGCATCCAAGATCTATTTTCTTACCGCTTCCTCTAAAGCAAATGATGCCTGTCGATAATAAGATCAAACCGAACTGCTCAGTTTCAGATGAATCACGGGTAGCTAATGCGCGAATCAACTGCGATGCTATGCACAATGTTGCTTACCAGGAAAACTGCTGGAATGAGGCGCAGTCAAGTTCTTCACCACCGGCAATATCAGAACAAGGAGATAAGAGGGACGGCTTCAGCAGCGGGGAGGAGACAATGTACTCCGCGGAAACTATGGAAAGCAGAAACATTCCCAGTCCAAAGGACAAGAGGCCCCAGATAGTTGGCCGGTCACAGAGTTTTGCGAACCATAGCAAATGGGATTCACCTAAAAGTGTTGAATCTTCGAAAGGGCCGCCCTCAAGGTCGCACACATTCATTCCTTTGAGAAAACCACACTTGCAAGCGGCATCAATTTCACAGAAAAGCCAGGTTTATTTTAGCCCCACTGTCTCCTCCAACATGAAAAAGAGGAACCTGACTCAGATTCCCATGAAACCTCGTCAAAGTGCTCAAGTCACCTCCAAGTGGATTACCTGA